A stretch of DNA from Lentisphaerota bacterium:
TGGCCGGTCGCGGCGTGTCGGCCGATGACGACGCGACAATGCGGGAGTTCGAGGGGTAGGGGGACGGCGACCGCCTATTCGAAGCCCTCGGGATTCTGCGACTGCCAGCGCCAGGTGTCGGCGCACATGTCGTCGAGGGTGCGGCGGGCCTTCCAGCCGAGAAGATTCCAGGCGAATGCCGGATCGGCGTAGCACGTCGCGATGTCGCCGGCGCGGCGCGGCGCGAAGGAGTAGGGGACGCGGCGGCCACTGGCCTTCTCGAAGGCGCGGATCATCTCGAGCACGGAGTAG
This window harbors:
- a CDS encoding UDP-glucose 4-epimerase — its product is PELRVFGNDYPTPDGTGVRDYIHVVDLALGHLAALDHLARHEPRLITVNLGTGRGYSVLEMIRAFEKASGRRVPYSFAPRRAGDIATCYADPAFAWNLLGWKARRTLDDMCADTWRWQSQNPEGFE